In Rhodococcus qingshengii JCM 15477, the sequence CCCCGCAGAGAAAGGGTGGCCAAACAAATACCTTCAATCCAGCGCCGCGCCTCCGTTCGTCGTGTTCACCTGCTTTCCTACAGAGCTTATCGATAGCCTCGACCACGATGCAATACCTAAACAGCAAGTATCAATACCGCCCTGACGTGCACCGATGCTATTTGTTCTTTATTAATCAGTTTGCTATAGGTCTAGATACGACAAATCCCCCGCCACTTCTGACGAGGGATCTGACGGTAATGCTGCTACTTGCTTGGTTCTAGATGCTTCTTCAGAACCGCCAGTACGGCCGCGTTGCGGTACTTCCCGCGATCATGACCGTGTAGCTCGCGTACCAGCTTGAACTGAGATTTATCGACCGTGGTGAACTTGCCAGCGTCAACGAGCTTCTCGATTTCATCCAACTTCGGAGTGATGTTGGCCTTTTTGGCGTAGCCCTGCCGTTCCGCCCACATGTGAAGTTCCTGCTTTACCTCGTCATCGATACCGAGTGCCTCGAAGAGTTTCGTCTCCGATGTCTCTGATGGTTTGGTTTTCTTGATATTCCCACTATTAGCAGTGTTTCGCACTTCGTGATACAGCTGACCGTCACTTTTGAGATTGTCGATCAGCGCGGCTACATCATCCTCTGTCAGATAGACATTCTCCACCTGCTTAGCTTCCTGACCTGCTCGTTCGATCGTAATCGTGACAGGCTCGATTGGGTCTGTGATGACTTCGCCGTTCCAGTCACTGGTTACGATTGTCTTGATGCCCATGATTGTCTCCTTTGATTGATTGCTAGATCGTAGGTCAGGTGTTTGGTGTTACGCCGCTACTGAGTAGCTATGGCCGATGTGCCAGTGCTTGCAACTTGGGTCATAGAACGGACGAAGACCGTTCAGGTGCAGTCCGTCTGTCCGATCAATGAATGTCTGAGCACCTTCCCGGTTCGACCATGCGCGCTTGCTCGGGTAGCTGCACAGCTTGTTCTTGCGCTCGTACTTACGACGATGTTCGGGGGAACAGAACGACGAACCGTTGTCAGTGAACGCATTGCCGCATTTCAAGCATCTCATGATCTGCTCCCCTTCGTTGTTTGTATACCTAGTTTATAGCTAGATCTAGCTTTTAACAAGAACTAGATTGGACAGATTGTAAAACAGCTTTGACCTGCATGTTTGCATGAAAATGCCCTAGCTCACGTAAGTAAACTAGGGCACTCGGTCAACAAGGTAGGACCTTTGTCTATTGTAGCATGTTTTGTACTATAACCTTCTATTTATAGACATTTATTATCGACAACTATTGTCAACTAGCGCTTGCGTTAGTAGGATAGACCAAAAGGAAAGGAGCACATAGCTAGCGCCATACGCGCTCGTAGCATCGTCAGACACCAGGTCTGGCACCGTCCTACAGAAAGGAGAACCGAATGTAAGTTGACCAATTACGACATGGAGAGCGCGATTGAGAAGGAGATGCAGAATGCGCCTGACCTGACGGAAGAAGATATAGCTTTTATGACTAGATTATTTTCTTCCAAATTGGCTCGATAGCATCGAAATCGACTTTACGAGCACCACGTACCGCCGGATGGATCACAACCGCTGTCAGGTACCGCTTGATCAGTGCTCGCTGCTGGCTCAGGTTGGCATCATCGAAGTTCTCGGCAAATGTGTCCGAGATTTGGGTGGCGCTGGCCTGAGCCTTTGCACGTTCGAACGATTTGAGCTTCTGTGTCTCAGCGTCTCGCATGGCTATGAAATCCGACAGATCGATCTGCTTGTCCGTCCATGCCTGACGCAAATCGCTGATGCGTGTCTCAATCTCTGCAATCTCGGCCGCATGATCGTCAACGGGTGGCGCTACCGGCTTGCCCTTAGCCATTTGACGCTTGATCAGACCGGATATGTACTCGTCTACCGGCTTCATCTGTCGATTGATGCCACCACATCCCCCTAGCGCAGACATGCAGGTGTAGCTGGCCTTGCGTGTCTTGTTCTGTGCTCGTCCGTACATCGGACTGCCACACTTGCCACATCTCGCGATACGAGAGAGCAGATACACGCTCGTGGTGTCTGGCATCGGCTGAGTTCTGGCGTTGAATACGTCCTGAGCGGCCTGCCACACCTCACGGCTCACGATGGGTTCCCAGTTCCCAACGGCAACTTCTTCCCCCCGGTACGTGCGAATGGCCGCGTTACGCGGTGCTTGCAGGATCTTCTTCACGGTCTGGCGGTGCCAGCGTTTGCCTTCTACGGTCGGTATCTGCTGCCAGTCCTTCAAGATGCTGGTCAACGACTCCCCCGCAATGACCCGCTCGTACGCCTCACGAATCAGCTTGGCCTCTGACTCGATGATCTTGTAATCGTGCGTGTATCCGAATGGTCGTGTGACAGCCTTCTGAGGTTTGCCCTGCTGTGCACGTTGTAATGCTGCTCGGGCCACACGTCTACCTGTGTCCTTCGATGCCTTGTTACCGACGTTGACCAGCAATCGCGCCATAAACAGGCCATTGTCGTCACTCAGATTCACGTCACCAGTGACTACCTTGTTCGGGATCTTTTTCAGCTCGATCACGTCAATCAAGTCTTCCAAATCCCTTGGCTGCCTTGCGATTCGATCAAGATCGTAGAAGATCACACCATCGCGAATGCCTGACCGTAAATCATCGAGCATCGATTGCCATTCAGGTCTGACCTTGCGTTTGTAGGCCGATACGCTGTTGTCTTCGTAGACCTGGCCGACTCTCCATCCCAGTTTGGTAGCAAGCTCCTGACAGTCTTCGCGTTGTCTGGTTACACCTGCTTCGTCTTCTCGATCCAACGAAATTCGTACGTAAATAGCTGCTGAGCTGGGATGATTCATGTTCTAACTCCTGATCGCCAACTGATGCTATTGACGATACAAGAGCTTCATGCTCGCAGTGCTCCCGCAGTTCCTGGACCCGTCGGCGCCGCTGCTGCCGCAGTATCTGATCATCGCCGCCACGATGTGCGCAGTCGACGTGATCGTGATGACCGGATACACCGGCCTGGCCGCCCGGGTACTCA encodes:
- a CDS encoding recombinase family protein; the protein is MNHPSSAAIYVRISLDREDEAGVTRQREDCQELATKLGWRVGQVYEDNSVSAYKRKVRPEWQSMLDDLRSGIRDGVIFYDLDRIARQPRDLEDLIDVIELKKIPNKVVTGDVNLSDDNGLFMARLLVNVGNKASKDTGRRVARAALQRAQQGKPQKAVTRPFGYTHDYKIIESEAKLIREAYERVIAGESLTSILKDWQQIPTVEGKRWHRQTVKKILQAPRNAAIRTYRGEEVAVGNWEPIVSREVWQAAQDVFNARTQPMPDTTSVYLLSRIARCGKCGSPMYGRAQNKTRKASYTCMSALGGCGGINRQMKPVDEYISGLIKRQMAKGKPVAPPVDDHAAEIAEIETRISDLRQAWTDKQIDLSDFIAMRDAETQKLKSFERAKAQASATQISDTFAENFDDANLSQQRALIKRYLTAVVIHPAVRGARKVDFDAIEPIWKKII